A section of the Candidatus Deferrimicrobiaceae bacterium genome encodes:
- a CDS encoding ABC transporter permease, whose amino-acid sequence MPDSAKKNGVAALLETLGTRVFRLIEYLGNIFAFLLQCVTWVFRPPSEIRNIVKQMEEVGVNSLPVVLVTATFTGMVLALQSWSGFQRFQATSFVGTVVALSITRELGPVFAGLMVSGRVGASMAAELGTMKVTEQIDALVTLATNPIKYLVVPRVVAATLVLPVLVVFADLVGILGGYFVSVYLLGANPYVYVDKTYQYLEFRDIYTGLVKSAVFGFLIALISCYNGFIAEGGAEGVGRATTRAVVASSMTVLVSDYFMTVYMF is encoded by the coding sequence TTGCCTGACAGCGCGAAAAAAAACGGCGTCGCCGCCCTCCTGGAAACCCTAGGAACCCGGGTGTTCCGGCTGATCGAGTACCTGGGGAACATCTTCGCCTTCCTTCTGCAGTGCGTCACCTGGGTGTTCCGGCCGCCGTCGGAAATCCGGAACATCGTGAAGCAGATGGAGGAGGTGGGGGTCAATTCCCTGCCGGTGGTTCTGGTCACGGCGACCTTCACGGGGATGGTCCTCGCTCTGCAGAGCTGGTCGGGGTTCCAGCGGTTCCAGGCGACGAGCTTCGTCGGAACGGTGGTCGCGCTCTCGATCACGCGGGAGCTGGGGCCGGTGTTCGCCGGGCTCATGGTCTCGGGACGCGTGGGGGCGTCGATGGCGGCTGAACTGGGGACGATGAAGGTCACGGAGCAGATCGACGCGCTGGTGACCCTGGCGACGAACCCGATCAAATATCTCGTCGTCCCGCGGGTCGTGGCCGCAACGCTCGTCCTCCCGGTCCTGGTCGTCTTCGCGGACCTGGTCGGCATCCTGGGGGGGTATTTCGTATCCGTCTACCTGTTGGGCGCCAACCCCTACGTCTACGTGGACAAGACGTACCAGTATCTCGAGTTCCGGGATATCTACACGGGGCTGGTGAAATCCGCCGTCTTCGGGTTCCTCATCGCGCTCATCTCCTGCTATAACGGTTTCATCGCCGAGGGAGGAGCGGAAGGGGTGGGGCGCGCCACGACGAGGGCGGTGGTGGCTTCGTCCATGACGGTGCTCGTGTCCGATTACTTCATGACGGTGTATATGTTCTGA
- a CDS encoding ABC transporter ATP-binding protein: MIEIRGLEKRFGRKVVLDGLDLTVPRGKNTVVIGGSGTGKSVLIKCVVGLLRADAGEILIGGEDVTKMDERELVRVRRKFGMLFQGAALFDSMNVGENVAFALRRLRLYPEHQIREVVEEKLSMVGLRDIQHLMPAELSGGMKKRVGLARAIASEPEILLYDEPTTGLDPIMADVINDLIISLRELLGVTSISITHDMASAYKIADHIAMLYKGKIVEVGTPEEIRNTRNPVVSQFVEGRAVGPITAEHEEFVRFVRRSGETGMQGGR; encoded by the coding sequence ATGATCGAAATCCGGGGGCTCGAGAAACGATTCGGGAGGAAGGTCGTCCTGGACGGGCTGGATCTGACCGTCCCCCGGGGGAAGAACACCGTCGTCATCGGGGGGAGCGGGACGGGGAAGTCGGTGCTCATCAAGTGCGTGGTGGGGCTTCTCCGCGCGGACGCGGGAGAGATCCTGATCGGCGGGGAGGACGTGACGAAGATGGACGAGCGCGAGCTCGTCCGCGTCCGGCGGAAGTTCGGCATGCTGTTCCAGGGGGCCGCCCTGTTCGATTCCATGAACGTCGGGGAGAACGTGGCGTTCGCGCTTCGCAGGCTCCGCCTCTACCCGGAACACCAGATCCGCGAAGTGGTGGAGGAGAAGCTCTCCATGGTGGGGCTGCGGGACATCCAGCACCTGATGCCGGCGGAGCTCTCGGGGGGAATGAAGAAGCGGGTCGGCCTGGCGCGGGCGATCGCCTCCGAGCCGGAGATCCTCCTCTACGATGAGCCGACCACGGGGCTTGACCCGATCATGGCCGACGTGATCAACGACCTGATCATCTCCCTGCGGGAGTTGCTCGGGGTGACCTCGATCTCGATCACGCACGACATGGCCTCCGCCTACAAGATCGCGGACCACATCGCCATGTTGTATAAAGGAAAGATCGTCGAGGTGGGCACGCCGGAGGAGATCCGGAATACGCGGAACCCCGTCGTCTCCCAGTTCGTCGAGGGACGGGCGGTGGGGCCGATTACCGCGGAGCACGAGGAGTTCGTCCGCTTTGTCCGGCGCTCGGGCGAAACCGGGATGCAGGGAGGGCGTTGA